One genomic segment of Amycolatopsis sp. Hca4 includes these proteins:
- a CDS encoding STAS domain-containing protein — MSITRDAGVVLAAVSGEIDLATARAFAQHLESTLAGSPAAVIADLDQVGFLSSSGLAALQIFAHAADSAGIAFCLVCAQRTVLRHLQLTALDRAMTVKPTVAEALAWLSEEPTPDT, encoded by the coding sequence GTGTCCATCACCCGCGACGCCGGCGTGGTACTGGCCGCCGTGTCGGGCGAGATCGACCTCGCCACGGCGCGTGCCTTCGCCCAGCACCTCGAATCGACCCTCGCCGGCTCGCCGGCCGCGGTCATCGCCGACCTCGACCAGGTCGGCTTTCTCTCCTCCTCCGGCCTCGCGGCCCTCCAGATCTTCGCGCACGCAGCGGACTCCGCGGGCATCGCGTTCTGCCTGGTCTGCGCCCAGCGCACGGTGCTCCGGCACCTGCAGCTCACCGCACTCGACCGCGCCATGACCGTCAAGCCGACCGTCGCCGAGGCGCTCGCCTGGCTCTCGGAGGAGCCGACGCCGGATACTTGA
- a CDS encoding dihydrofolate reductase family protein, which yields MRKLIFGMNLTLDGYIAAPGDDIGWSGPPSEELFRWWLDQERASELTLYGRKLWETMSSFWPTADRQPGATPAEIAFARNWRDTPKVVFSSTLHEAGWNTRLVTGDAVAELTRLKNGDGGPMTIGGATLAGAAMRAGLIDEYAVATHPVLVGGGTPFFTALDSRVNLTLLETRTFPGGVVLTRYATRR from the coding sequence ATGCGGAAACTGATCTTCGGCATGAACCTGACCCTGGACGGCTACATCGCCGCGCCCGGTGACGACATCGGCTGGAGCGGGCCACCGAGCGAGGAGCTGTTCCGGTGGTGGCTCGACCAGGAGCGGGCGAGCGAGCTGACGCTGTACGGGCGCAAGCTCTGGGAGACGATGAGCTCTTTCTGGCCGACCGCGGACCGGCAGCCCGGCGCGACCCCGGCGGAGATCGCGTTCGCGCGGAACTGGCGGGACACGCCGAAGGTGGTGTTCTCCTCGACGCTCCACGAGGCCGGCTGGAACACCCGCCTGGTCACCGGCGACGCGGTCGCCGAGCTGACCCGGCTCAAGAACGGCGACGGCGGCCCGATGACCATCGGCGGCGCCACGCTCGCCGGGGCGGCCATGCGGGCCGGGCTGATCGACGAGTACGCCGTGGCCACCCACCCGGTCCTGGTGGGTGGCGGCACGCCGTTCTTCACCGCGCTGGACAGCCGGGTGAACCTGACCCTGCTGGAGACGCGGACCTTCCCCGGCGGCGTGGTGCTGACGCGGTACGCGACGAGGCGCTGA
- a CDS encoding low affinity iron permease family protein, which translates to MHSRAWFFVLCVLLVVLWAPSFLILPSFDTWQLIINTATTIVTFLLVALLQNTQKRSDDATQHKLNAIAAGLCDLMAHLSDDHPQLHRDCAQLRKAVGLENHESAA; encoded by the coding sequence ATTCACTCACGCGCGTGGTTCTTCGTCCTTTGTGTCCTGCTGGTCGTCCTGTGGGCACCGTCCTTCCTGATCCTGCCGAGCTTCGACACCTGGCAGCTGATCATCAACACCGCGACCACGATCGTGACGTTCCTGCTCGTCGCCCTGCTGCAGAACACCCAGAAACGCTCCGACGACGCCACCCAGCACAAGCTCAACGCCATCGCCGCGGGCCTGTGCGACCTGATGGCCCACCTCTCCGACGACCACCCGCAGCTGCACCGCGACTGCGCCCAGCTGCGCAAGGCCGTGGGGCTCGAAAACCACGAAAGCGCCGCCTGA
- a CDS encoding isochorismatase family protein yields the protein MNLEPLSPDNATVVLVDYAVGFANLLRSHDLREHVNNVVGLAKTAKLYGAGLVVTNGEPAKPSGPLYPELLAALGDQPVIERATAFDSFLDPAFRAAVEATGRRRLLIGGIATDGCVLQTALGALRAGYETYVVADATASTSKEAHDTAIQRMVLSGVVPVTWWSVAAEFQLEPRFADSPIRTQLMSEFQPAMTMGGRTFFAGVAQGRRAP from the coding sequence ATGAACCTCGAACCCCTTTCCCCCGACAACGCGACCGTCGTGCTCGTCGACTACGCGGTCGGCTTCGCGAACCTCCTGCGCTCGCACGACCTGCGCGAGCACGTGAACAACGTGGTCGGCCTGGCCAAGACCGCGAAGCTCTACGGCGCCGGCCTGGTCGTCACGAACGGCGAGCCTGCCAAGCCGTCCGGGCCGCTCTACCCCGAACTGCTCGCCGCGCTCGGCGACCAGCCGGTCATCGAGCGCGCGACCGCCTTCGACTCGTTCCTCGACCCCGCCTTCCGAGCCGCCGTCGAGGCCACCGGCCGCCGCCGGCTGCTGATCGGCGGGATCGCCACCGACGGGTGCGTCCTGCAGACGGCGCTGGGTGCCCTGCGCGCCGGCTACGAGACGTACGTGGTGGCCGACGCGACCGCCAGCACCAGCAAGGAGGCCCACGACACGGCGATCCAGCGCATGGTGCTGTCCGGCGTCGTGCCGGTCACCTGGTGGTCGGTCGCCGCGGAGTTCCAGCTCGAGCCGCGGTTCGCGGACTCGCCGATCCGCACTCAGCTGATGAGCGAGTTCCAGCCGGCGATGACCATGGGCGGCCGCACGTTCTTCGCCGGCGTCGCCCAAGGCCGTCGCGCTCCCTGA
- a CDS encoding TetR/AcrR family transcriptional regulator: MTPGPRRPRADAARNRQRLLDAAEAVFGESGIDAPMSEVARRAGVGIATLARNFPAREDLIAAVFGPSMTAYADTVAAAAADPDPWRAFCGFIEHVCRIPQRDRGFGQVLTTMFPGVEPLESERQRGLREFIRLVRRAKEAGGLRADFSPHDLPLLMLATGAVTRPATPALAAAADRLVGYLLQACAAGNTDPLPGLPPPRELYRALEISQRH; encoded by the coding sequence GTGACACCCGGTCCCCGGCGGCCCCGCGCGGATGCCGCGCGCAACCGCCAGCGCCTGCTCGACGCCGCGGAGGCGGTGTTCGGCGAGTCCGGCATCGACGCCCCGATGAGCGAGGTGGCCCGCCGGGCCGGCGTCGGCATCGCGACCCTGGCGCGCAACTTCCCGGCCCGCGAAGACCTGATCGCGGCCGTCTTCGGCCCTTCGATGACGGCCTACGCGGACACCGTGGCCGCCGCCGCGGCCGACCCGGACCCGTGGCGGGCGTTCTGCGGCTTCATCGAACACGTCTGCCGCATCCCGCAGCGCGACCGCGGCTTCGGCCAGGTGCTGACGACGATGTTCCCGGGCGTGGAGCCCCTCGAATCGGAACGCCAGCGTGGCCTGCGCGAGTTCATCCGCCTGGTGCGCCGGGCCAAGGAGGCGGGCGGCCTCCGTGCGGACTTCTCCCCGCACGACCTCCCGCTGCTCATGCTGGCCACGGGCGCGGTGACCCGCCCCGCAACCCCGGCACTGGCCGCGGCGGCCGACCGGCTCGTCGGCTACCTCCTGCAGGCGTGCGCCGCGGGGAACACCGATCCGCTGCCGGGCCTGCCGCCACCGCGGGAGCTGTACCGGGCGCTGGAGATCAGCCAGCGCCACTGA
- a CDS encoding LLM class flavin-dependent oxidoreductase: MSVEIGVATLADRQPRTVDGREVTEAARLAQIVDLGVQADEEGLDVFGVGEHHSADFAVSSPVPVLSAVAARTSRIRLTSGVTVLSVHDPVRVHQDFATLDLLSAGRAEITVGRSAYPEPFALFGVDIERYDEVFAEKLGLLLRLRDEPEVSWRGRDRPPLERAVVVPRSASLPVWIGAGGSPSSVARAGALGLPLILGYLGGHPGHLRQLADLYRAAGRQAGHGDRLRLGVAAHYFGAASAAEAASTYRHYHDFLRPKRPGGGGYTVSRPDFAEGAGPDRPLMIGTSEHVADKLVRLHEVVGYDRVQLLADWGGLPPAQVRESVHRLGSEIAPAVRAATRLTRKESA, from the coding sequence ATGAGCGTCGAGATCGGCGTGGCGACCCTGGCCGACCGGCAGCCGCGCACGGTGGACGGCCGGGAAGTGACCGAAGCCGCCCGCTTGGCGCAGATCGTGGACCTGGGCGTGCAGGCCGACGAGGAAGGTCTCGACGTCTTCGGCGTCGGCGAGCACCACAGCGCGGACTTCGCCGTTTCGTCGCCGGTGCCCGTGCTCTCGGCGGTCGCCGCCCGGACCTCCCGGATCCGGCTGACCAGCGGCGTGACGGTGCTCAGCGTGCACGACCCGGTCCGCGTCCACCAGGACTTCGCGACGCTGGACCTGCTGAGCGCCGGCCGCGCGGAGATCACCGTCGGCCGCAGCGCCTACCCGGAGCCCTTCGCGCTGTTCGGGGTGGACATCGAACGCTACGACGAGGTGTTCGCCGAGAAGCTCGGGTTGCTGCTGCGGCTGCGCGACGAACCCGAGGTGTCCTGGCGCGGCCGGGACCGGCCGCCGCTGGAGCGGGCGGTCGTGGTGCCCCGGAGCGCGTCCCTCCCGGTCTGGATCGGTGCGGGCGGCTCGCCGTCGAGCGTGGCGCGAGCCGGCGCACTCGGGCTCCCCCTGATCCTCGGCTACCTGGGCGGCCACCCCGGCCACCTCCGGCAGCTCGCCGACCTCTACCGCGCCGCGGGACGGCAGGCGGGCCACGGCGACCGGCTCCGGCTCGGTGTCGCCGCGCACTACTTCGGCGCGGCCTCGGCGGCAGAGGCGGCCTCGACCTACCGCCACTACCACGACTTCCTGCGGCCCAAGCGGCCCGGCGGCGGCGGGTACACCGTGTCGCGCCCGGACTTCGCCGAAGGCGCCGGGCCGGACCGGCCGCTGATGATCGGCACCTCCGAACACGTGGCGGACAAGCTCGTGCGCCTGCACGAAGTCGTCGGCTACGACCGCGTGCAGCTGCTCGCCGACTGGGGCGGCCTGCCGCCCGCACAGGTGCGCGAATCCGTACACCGGCTGGGCAGCGAGATCGCGCCCGCGGTCCGCGCCGCCACCCGCCTCACCCGAAAGGAATCGGCATGA
- a CDS encoding RNA polymerase subunit sigma-70 — MTEATPLGADEAAFIAAALSGDQARFALVTERHRRDLQLHCYRMLANYEDAQDLTQETFLRAWRRRESFRGHAALRTWLFRIATNACLDFLDKRHDRAPLPAEAPEVLYLQPYPDRALPEDPQESVVARETIELAFVVAVQHLPPRQRAVFILRDVLGWPASKVAGALELTVASVTSALQRARVTVRERLPGRRLDWRSPATHELSDGERAAVKSYIDAHERNDLAGLSSLLRDDLRFAMLPERGTGTTTAEDAVNGWVSGGLFRPGHDDWRGIATTVNRMPAAALYLRAPGEPEHRLFAVAVLRVVDGRIAELTGFAAGGTPWPGLPPAL; from the coding sequence ATGACCGAGGCCACGCCGCTCGGCGCCGATGAGGCCGCGTTCATCGCGGCGGCCCTCTCGGGCGACCAGGCGCGGTTCGCGCTCGTCACCGAGCGGCACCGGCGTGACCTGCAGCTCCACTGCTACCGGATGCTCGCGAACTACGAAGACGCCCAGGACCTGACCCAGGAGACCTTCCTGCGGGCGTGGCGCAGGCGGGAGTCGTTCCGGGGGCACGCCGCGCTGCGGACCTGGCTGTTCCGGATCGCGACGAACGCCTGCCTCGACTTCCTGGACAAGCGCCACGACCGCGCGCCCCTGCCTGCCGAGGCCCCGGAGGTGCTGTACCTGCAGCCCTACCCCGACCGGGCGCTGCCCGAGGACCCGCAGGAATCGGTGGTGGCGCGGGAGACGATCGAGCTGGCGTTCGTCGTCGCCGTCCAGCACCTGCCGCCGCGGCAGCGGGCCGTCTTCATCCTGCGTGACGTGCTCGGCTGGCCGGCGTCGAAGGTCGCCGGGGCCCTCGAGTTGACCGTCGCGTCGGTGACCAGCGCGCTGCAGCGGGCGCGGGTGACGGTGCGCGAGCGGCTGCCCGGCCGCCGCCTCGACTGGCGGAGCCCCGCCACGCACGAGCTGTCGGACGGCGAGCGTGCGGCGGTGAAGTCCTACATCGACGCCCACGAGCGCAACGACCTGGCCGGGCTGAGCTCCCTGCTGCGCGACGACCTGCGCTTCGCGATGCTGCCCGAGCGCGGCACCGGCACCACGACGGCCGAAGACGCGGTGAACGGCTGGGTCTCCGGCGGGCTCTTCCGGCCCGGCCACGACGACTGGCGCGGGATCGCCACGACGGTCAACCGGATGCCGGCCGCCGCGTTGTACCTGCGCGCCCCCGGCGAGCCGGAGCACCGGCTGTTCGCCGTCGCGGTCCTGCGTGTCGTCGACGGCAGGATCGCCGAGCTCACCGGGTTCGCCGCCGGCGGCACACCGTGGCCGGGCCTGCCGCCGGCGCTGTGA